From a single Fusobacterium pseudoperiodonticum genomic region:
- a CDS encoding YlmH/Sll1252 family protein: protein MKNIDKTNNNLEKIENCIDLAEKTDMIVYSKQFFPISQLNKLKHHELNFSFKGLNEDCEKKLLAVYPKDFTEEDLFFPVKYFKIEKKSKFIELEHKHYLGNILALGLKRESLGDLIVKNGHCYGIILENMFDFLKENLLRVNSSPVEIIEIDESEVPQNEYQELNITLASLRLDSLVAELTNLSRTLGTNYIDLGNVQLNYEVEREKSTKIAVGDTIIIKKYGKFKIVEENGLTKKEKIKLIIRKYI from the coding sequence ATGAAAAATATAGATAAAACAAATAATAATTTAGAAAAAATTGAAAATTGTATTGATTTGGCAGAAAAAACTGATATGATAGTATATAGTAAACAATTTTTTCCAATATCTCAACTTAATAAGTTGAAACATCATGAACTAAATTTCTCTTTTAAAGGTCTAAATGAAGACTGCGAAAAAAAATTATTAGCAGTCTATCCAAAAGATTTTACAGAAGAAGATTTGTTTTTTCCTGTGAAATACTTTAAAATAGAAAAGAAATCAAAATTTATAGAGCTAGAACACAAGCATTATTTAGGGAATATCTTAGCTTTAGGTTTAAAAAGAGAAAGTTTAGGAGATTTAATTGTTAAAAATGGTCATTGTTATGGTATTATATTAGAGAATATGTTTGATTTTTTAAAAGAGAATCTTTTGAGAGTAAATTCTTCACCTGTTGAAATTATAGAAATAGATGAAAGTGAAGTACCTCAAAATGAATACCAAGAATTAAATATAACTCTAGCATCTTTAAGATTGGATAGCTTGGTTGCAGAACTAACTAATTTATCTAGAACTTTAGGTACAAACTACATAGATTTAGGAAATGTACAACTAAATTATGAAGTAGAAAGAGAAAAGAGTACTAAGATAGCTGTGGGAGATACTATAATAATTAAAAAGTATGGAAAATTTAAGATTGTGGAAGAAAATGGCTTAACTAAAAAAGAAAAAATCAAATTAATAATTAGAAAATATATATAG
- the minD gene encoding septum site-determining protein MinD yields the protein MGARVIVITSGKGGVGKTTTTANIGAALADKGHKVLLIDTDIGLRNLDVVMGLENRIVYDLIDVIEGRCRVSQALIKDKRCPNLVLLPAAQIRDKNDVNTDQMKELIFSLKESFDYILIDCPAGIEQGFKNAIAAADEAIVVTTPEVSATRDADRIIGLLEAAGIKNPKIVVNRLRIDMVKEKNMLSVEDILDILAVKLLGVVPDDENVVISTNKGEPLVYKGDSLAAKAFKNIASRIEGVEVPLLDLDVKMSILEKIKFVFKR from the coding sequence ATGGGAGCAAGAGTTATTGTTATTACTTCAGGAAAAGGTGGAGTTGGAAAAACAACAACGACTGCAAATATAGGAGCTGCTTTAGCAGACAAAGGTCATAAAGTTTTACTTATAGACACAGATATAGGTTTAAGAAATCTAGATGTTGTTATGGGACTTGAAAATAGAATAGTCTATGATTTAATCGATGTTATTGAAGGAAGATGTAGAGTAAGCCAAGCTTTAATTAAAGATAAGAGATGTCCAAATCTTGTCTTATTACCAGCTGCTCAAATAAGAGATAAAAACGATGTCAATACTGACCAAATGAAAGAATTAATTTTTTCTTTAAAGGAAAGTTTTGACTATATCTTAATAGACTGTCCAGCAGGAATAGAACAAGGATTTAAAAATGCAATAGCTGCAGCAGATGAGGCTATAGTTGTTACAACTCCTGAAGTTTCAGCTACAAGAGATGCAGATAGAATAATTGGACTATTGGAAGCTGCAGGAATAAAAAATCCAAAAATTGTTGTAAATAGACTAAGAATAGATATGGTAAAAGAAAAGAATATGTTAAGTGTTGAAGACATACTTGATATATTAGCAGTAAAATTATTAGGAGTAGTTCCTGATGATGAAAATGTAGTTATTTCTACAAATAAAGGAGAACCTTTAGTATATAAAGGAGATTCTTTAGCAGCAAAAGCATTTAAGAATATTGCAAGTAGAATAGAAGGAGTAGAAGTTCCTTTACTAGATTTAGATGTTAAAATGAGTATATTAGAAAAAATAAAATTCGTATTTAAGAGGTGA
- the mutS gene encoding DNA mismatch repair protein MutS, translating into MSTDTPLMQQYKKIKEEYQNEILMFRLGDFYEMFFEDAKIASKELGLTLTKRNKEKGQDVPLAGVPYHSVASYIAKLVEKGYSVAICEQVEDPKAATGIVKREVTRVITPGTIIDVDFLDKNNNNYIACIKINTIENILAIAYADITTGEFSVFEIKDKNFFEKGLAEINKIQASEILLDEKTYSEYISLLEERISFSGVKFTEIKNVKKAEDYLTSYFDIMSVEAFSLKSKDLAISAAANLLHYIDDLQKGNELPFSKIEYKNINNIMELNISTQNNLNLVPKRNEESKGTLLGVLDGCVTSIGSRELKKIIKNPFLDINKIKERQFYVDYFFNDVLLRENVREKLKDIYDIERIAGKIIYGTENGKDLLSLKDSIRKSLETYRLLKEHQELKKIFELDIEILLDIYNKIELIIDAEAPFSVREGGIIKDGYNSELDELRRISKLGKDFILEIEQRERERTGIKGLKIKYNKVFGYFIEVTKANEHLVPEDYIRKQTLVNSERYIVPDLKEYEEKVITAKSKIEALEYDLFKSLSSEIKEHIESLYKLANRIANLDIVSNFAHIATKNSYVKPEISEENILEIKGGRHPIVESLIASGSYVKNDIVLDEKNNLIILTGPNMSGKSTYMKQVALNIIMAHIGSYVAADYAKIPIVDKIFTRVGASDDLLTGQSTFMLEMTEVASILNNATEKSFIVLDEIGRGTSTYDGISIATAITEYIHNNIGAKTIFATHYHELTELEKELERAINFRVEVKENGKNVVFLREIVKGGADKSYGIEVARLSGVPKDVLNRSRKILKKLENRKNLIESKMKAEQMMLFGNNFEEEEEEIETELINENEMKVLEMLKVMDLNSLSPLESLLKLSELKKILLGGNND; encoded by the coding sequence ATGTCAACAGACACACCCTTAATGCAACAATATAAAAAAATAAAAGAGGAATATCAAAATGAAATCTTGATGTTTAGATTGGGAGATTTCTATGAGATGTTTTTTGAAGATGCAAAAATAGCTTCAAAAGAATTGGGATTAACTCTTACAAAGAGAAATAAAGAAAAAGGACAAGATGTTCCTTTGGCAGGAGTTCCTTATCATTCAGTGGCTTCCTACATTGCAAAGTTAGTTGAAAAGGGTTATAGTGTTGCTATCTGTGAACAGGTGGAAGACCCTAAGGCAGCAACTGGTATAGTGAAGAGGGAAGTGACAAGAGTTATAACTCCTGGAACAATTATTGATGTTGATTTTTTAGATAAAAATAATAATAACTATATCGCCTGTATAAAAATAAATACAATAGAAAATATCTTAGCTATAGCCTATGCTGATATAACAACAGGCGAATTTTCTGTTTTTGAAATAAAAGATAAAAATTTCTTTGAAAAAGGTCTGGCTGAAATAAATAAAATACAGGCGAGTGAGATTTTACTTGATGAAAAGACTTATTCTGAATATATAAGCTTATTGGAAGAAAGAATTTCTTTTTCAGGAGTGAAATTTACAGAGATAAAGAATGTAAAAAAAGCTGAGGACTATTTGACTTCATATTTTGATATTATGTCTGTGGAAGCTTTTTCATTGAAGTCTAAAGACTTAGCTATTTCAGCTGCTGCTAATCTTTTACATTATATTGATGATTTACAAAAGGGTAATGAACTACCTTTTAGCAAGATAGAGTACAAGAATATAAACAATATAATGGAATTGAATATCAGCACTCAAAATAATCTTAATCTAGTACCTAAAAGAAATGAAGAAAGCAAAGGTACTTTATTGGGAGTTTTAGATGGTTGTGTAACATCTATAGGAAGTAGAGAATTAAAAAAGATTATAAAAAATCCTTTTTTAGATATAAATAAAATCAAAGAAAGACAGTTTTATGTTGACTATTTCTTTAATGATGTACTTTTAAGAGAAAATGTAAGAGAAAAGCTAAAGGATATCTATGATATAGAAAGAATAGCTGGAAAGATAATATATGGTACAGAGAATGGAAAAGATCTTTTATCATTAAAAGATTCTATTAGAAAGTCTTTAGAAACATATAGACTTTTAAAGGAACATCAAGAATTAAAGAAAATTTTTGAACTTGATATAGAAATTCTTTTGGATATTTATAATAAAATAGAATTGATTATCGATGCTGAAGCACCTTTCTCAGTGAGAGAAGGGGGTATAATCAAGGATGGTTATAATTCTGAATTAGATGAGCTTAGAAGAATATCTAAGCTTGGTAAGGACTTTATACTTGAGATAGAACAAAGAGAAAGAGAAAGAACAGGTATAAAGGGCTTAAAAATTAAATATAATAAAGTTTTTGGATATTTTATAGAAGTTACTAAGGCTAATGAGCATTTAGTTCCTGAGGACTATATTAGAAAGCAGACCCTTGTAAACAGTGAAAGATATATAGTACCTGATTTAAAAGAGTATGAAGAAAAGGTTATAACAGCCAAAAGCAAGATAGAAGCCCTAGAGTATGACTTATTTAAGTCACTTAGTTCAGAGATAAAGGAACATATAGAAAGTCTATATAAATTGGCAAATAGAATAGCAAACTTGGATATAGTTTCAAATTTTGCTCATATAGCAACTAAAAATTCCTATGTTAAACCTGAGATAAGTGAAGAGAATATCTTAGAAATAAAAGGCGGAAGACATCCTATAGTTGAAAGTTTAATAGCCAGTGGAAGCTATGTTAAAAATGATATAGTTTTAGATGAAAAAAATAATTTAATTATCTTGACAGGGCCTAATATGTCAGGTAAGTCAACTTATATGAAACAGGTTGCTTTAAATATCATAATGGCTCATATAGGCAGTTATGTTGCAGCAGACTATGCAAAAATTCCTATTGTAGATAAAATATTTACAAGAGTTGGAGCAAGTGATGACTTACTTACAGGACAATCTACTTTCATGCTAGAGATGACAGAGGTTGCAAGTATTTTAAATAATGCTACAGAAAAATCTTTTATAGTTTTAGATGAAATAGGAAGAGGAACATCAACTTATGATGGAATATCTATAGCGACAGCTATAACAGAATATATTCATAATAATATAGGAGCTAAAACTATATTTGCCACTCATTATCATGAACTTACTGAACTTGAGAAAGAGCTTGAAAGAGCTATAAATTTTAGAGTTGAAGTAAAAGAAAATGGTAAGAATGTAGTTTTCTTAAGAGAGATAGTAAAGGGTGGAGCAGATAAGTCTTACGGAATAGAAGTTGCAAGGTTATCTGGAGTTCCTAAAGATGTTTTAAATCGTTCAAGGAAGATTTTAAAGAAATTAGAGAATAGAAAAAATTTAATAGAAAGCAAAATGAAAGCCGAGCAAATGATGCTTTTTGGTAATAATTTTGAAGAGGAAGAAGAAGAAATAGAAACTGAACTTATAAATGAAAACGAAATGAAAGTTTTAGAAATGTTAAAAGTTATGGACTTAAACTCTTTAAGTCCTTTGGAAAGCTTATTAAAATTGAGTGAATTAAAGAAAATTCTTCTTGGAGGAAATAATGACTAA
- the minE gene encoding cell division topological specificity factor MinE, which yields MLSGLFKKESSKDEAKNRLKLVLIQDRAMLPSGVLENMKDDILKVLSKYVEIEKSKLNIEVSPCDDDPRKIALVANIPIIKAGNRK from the coding sequence ATGCTATCAGGTTTATTTAAAAAAGAAAGTTCAAAAGATGAAGCTAAAAATAGATTAAAACTAGTTTTAATACAAGATAGAGCAATGTTACCATCTGGAGTTTTAGAAAATATGAAAGATGATATACTTAAAGTTTTGTCTAAGTATGTTGAAATAGAAAAATCTAAATTAAATATTGAGGTTTCTCCTTGTGATGATGACCCTAGAAAAATAGCTTTAGTGGCAAACATTCCTATAATAAAAGCAGGAAATAGAAAATAA
- a CDS encoding nitronate monooxygenase, giving the protein MKNNKICELLGIKYPIFQGAMAWVSGGELAGAVSRDGGLGIIAGGGMEPELLRQHIRKAKEITSNPFGVNLMLLRPDVEQQMNVCIEEGVKVITTGAGNPGAFMEKLKAANIKVIPVIPTVKLAERMEKIGADAVIVEGMESGGHIGTLTTMALLPQIVNAVSIPVIAAGGIASGKQFLAALAMGADAIQCGTIFLTAKECIIHQNYKDIILKAKDRSTVVTGTSTGHPVRVIDNKLAKEMIELERSGAPKEEIEKLGTGSLRLAVVEGDTERGSFMSGQVAAMVNDEKTTKEILEYLMNDLKIEVEQLRRRLENWNI; this is encoded by the coding sequence ATGAAAAATAATAAAATATGTGAATTATTAGGGATTAAATATCCAATATTTCAAGGAGCTATGGCTTGGGTATCAGGTGGAGAATTAGCAGGAGCTGTTTCAAGAGATGGAGGTCTTGGAATCATTGCTGGTGGAGGAATGGAACCAGAACTTTTAAGACAACATATTAGAAAAGCTAAAGAAATAACTTCTAATCCATTTGGTGTTAACTTAATGCTTCTACGTCCAGATGTAGAGCAACAAATGAATGTTTGTATTGAAGAAGGAGTAAAAGTTATCACAACAGGTGCAGGAAATCCTGGAGCTTTTATGGAAAAATTAAAAGCTGCTAATATAAAAGTTATTCCTGTTATACCTACAGTTAAACTAGCAGAAAGAATGGAAAAAATAGGAGCAGATGCTGTTATAGTTGAAGGAATGGAAAGTGGAGGACACATTGGAACTCTTACAACTATGGCTTTACTTCCTCAAATAGTTAATGCAGTATCTATACCAGTTATAGCTGCTGGAGGTATAGCTAGTGGAAAACAATTCTTAGCTGCACTTGCTATGGGAGCAGATGCTATTCAATGTGGAACTATATTCTTAACAGCAAAAGAATGTATAATTCACCAAAACTATAAAGATATAATCTTAAAAGCTAAAGATAGATCAACTGTAGTAACAGGAACTTCAACAGGGCACCCTGTAAGAGTTATTGATAATAAATTAGCAAAAGAAATGATAGAGCTTGAAAGAAGTGGAGCTCCTAAAGAAGAAATTGAAAAATTAGGAACTGGAAGTTTAAGATTAGCTGTTGTTGAAGGAGATACTGAAAGAGGAAGCTTCATGTCAGGGCAAGTTGCAGCTATGGTAAATGATGAAAAAACAACAAAAGAAATTTTAGAATACTTAATGAATGATTTAAAAATTGAAGTAGAACAATTAAGAAGAAGACTAGAAAACTGGAACATCTAA
- the minC gene encoding septum site-determining protein MinC, translated as MSNQVIIKGKNDRLVIALNPKSDFLELCDILKTKILEAKNFIGNSRMAIEFSGRKLTSEEEDILIGILTENSNIVISYIFTDKNEKNEKNEKKPKDKKSKDQAMVLSKFNPLMEEGKTHFYRGTLRSGAKIESDGSVVVIGDVNPSSIIRARGNVIVLGRLNGTVYAGLNGDEQAFVTAIYFNPIQLTIGMKTKTDMQKEILDSSRVNKKDKFRIARIKNQEIVVEELI; from the coding sequence ATGAGCAACCAGGTAATTATAAAAGGTAAAAATGATAGATTGGTAATTGCTTTAAACCCAAAATCTGATTTTTTAGAGTTATGTGATATTCTAAAAACTAAGATATTAGAAGCAAAGAATTTTATTGGTAACAGTCGTATGGCAATAGAATTCAGTGGTAGAAAGTTGACAAGTGAAGAAGAAGATATTCTAATTGGTATCCTAACAGAAAATAGTAACATAGTTATTTCATATATTTTTACTGATAAAAATGAAAAGAACGAAAAAAATGAGAAAAAACCTAAAGATAAAAAATCTAAGGATCAAGCAATGGTTCTAAGTAAATTTAATCCATTGATGGAAGAAGGAAAAACTCATTTTTATAGAGGAACTTTAAGATCAGGAGCAAAAATAGAATCAGATGGGAGTGTAGTTGTAATAGGAGATGTAAATCCATCTTCTATAATAAGAGCTAGGGGAAATGTAATCGTTTTAGGTCGTCTTAACGGGACTGTTTATGCAGGATTAAATGGAGATGAACAGGCTTTTGTGACTGCTATTTATTTCAATCCTATTCAATTGACTATAGGAATGAAAACTAAAACTGATATGCAAAAGGAAATTTTAGATTCTTCAAGAGTTAACAAAAAAGATAAATTTAGGATTGCAAGAATAAAAAATCAAGAAATAGTTGTTGAGGAGTTGATATAG
- a CDS encoding LptA/OstA family protein translates to MTKKKIAYIGAGIVALVLGYFNYFGSDKETGDIRKLVETINAVYENDDLRIEAEKETDYIDEKESKFEKAKAFIKGMFLSGDNAFLDKDKNLTLDSNILGKSANGWEIKASQLKYNKETEELESTKPMYAKNEEKGIEVLGNKFKTNVSMDNITLEDGVVIKNKLFSIVADKANYNNEAKTITLEGNISLSNKIGEIGDINTLTDVRNLQVGEVEKGKEMSGTFSKVYFNLNERNLYATDGFDMKYGEVGLKGRDIVLNEADQSFKVTGDVKFTYQDYVFDVNYIEKEANSDTINVYGQIKGGNPEYSVLADRAEYNINDKKFKILGNVVVTSTKGENLKADTFVYSSETKEADIYGNKILYTSPTNNLEAEYIHYNSETKEVTTDKPFDSWNDKGEGIKGTSIVYNLGTKDFYSKEEITVKSKDYGLTTKNVTYKEETGILSAPEPYVIKSKDESSVINGNSITYNKKTGELTSPGNIVMNNKGTIMKGHDLVFNNITGVGKLQGPIPFENKEDKMSGTAKEIIIKRGEYVDLMGPVRVKQDTTNMVVDKARYSYKDELVHVNTPVKFDDPVRSMVGSVSSATYSPKDGILRGSDFNMREPNRTAKAQNVVIYNKENRRLELIGNAYLSSGADSITGPKIVYYLDTKDAETPTNSVIKYDQYTIKSSYGKVNKESGEIFVKNADVKSVDGNEFYSNQAKGNINDVVHFTGNVKGKSKQKEGDVYFSGDKADLYMAKIDDKYQAKKVIVNTKSTFTQLNRKIVSNYMELDLIKKEVYAKDKPVLTIDDGPKGNTLVKADDVTGYIDQDLIKLNKNVYVKNVNEKKEETVLTADRGTVTKKMADVYDKVKVVTKDSVTTANEGHYDMENRKIRAKGNVHVEYQTDKSAGNVFDNMTSNTKTTKK, encoded by the coding sequence ATGACTAAGAAAAAAATTGCATATATTGGAGCAGGAATAGTAGCATTGGTACTGGGATATTTCAATTATTTTGGTTCTGATAAAGAAACAGGAGATATAAGAAAATTGGTTGAAACTATCAATGCTGTCTATGAAAATGATGATCTTCGTATAGAAGCAGAAAAAGAAACAGATTACATAGATGAAAAAGAAAGTAAGTTTGAAAAGGCAAAAGCATTTATTAAAGGAATGTTTTTAAGTGGAGATAATGCCTTTCTTGACAAAGATAAAAACTTAACATTAGATTCTAATATTTTAGGAAAAAGTGCTAATGGTTGGGAAATTAAAGCGTCTCAATTAAAATATAATAAAGAAACAGAAGAGCTAGAATCAACTAAGCCTATGTATGCTAAAAATGAAGAAAAGGGTATAGAAGTATTAGGAAATAAATTTAAAACAAATGTTTCTATGGATAATATAACTTTAGAAGATGGGGTTGTTATAAAAAATAAACTGTTTTCTATAGTGGCTGATAAGGCAAATTACAACAATGAAGCAAAGACAATAACATTGGAAGGAAATATTTCTCTATCTAATAAAATAGGAGAAATTGGAGATATCAATACTCTTACAGATGTAAGAAATCTTCAAGTTGGTGAAGTAGAAAAAGGTAAGGAAATGTCAGGAACATTTTCTAAAGTTTATTTTAACTTAAATGAAAGAAACCTTTATGCAACTGACGGTTTCGATATGAAATATGGAGAAGTTGGATTGAAAGGTAGAGATATAGTTTTAAATGAAGCTGATCAAAGCTTCAAAGTTACAGGAGATGTTAAATTCACTTATCAAGATTATGTTTTTGATGTAAACTATATAGAAAAAGAAGCTAATAGCGATACAATTAATGTATATGGACAAATTAAAGGTGGAAATCCTGAATATTCTGTTCTAGCAGATAGAGCTGAATACAATATAAATGATAAGAAATTTAAAATTTTAGGTAATGTAGTTGTAACTTCAACGAAGGGTGAAAACCTTAAAGCAGATACTTTTGTATATTCTAGTGAAACTAAAGAAGCAGATATATATGGAAATAAAATTCTATATACATCACCAACAAATAATTTAGAAGCAGAATATATTCACTATAATTCTGAAACTAAAGAAGTTACTACTGATAAACCTTTTGATTCTTGGAATGATAAAGGTGAAGGAATAAAAGGAACAAGTATAGTATATAACTTAGGAACTAAAGATTTCTATTCTAAAGAAGAAATTACAGTAAAAAGTAAAGACTATGGTTTAACAACAAAAAATGTAACATATAAAGAAGAAACAGGTATTTTATCAGCACCTGAGCCTTATGTTATAAAATCTAAAGATGAAAGCTCTGTGATAAATGGAAATAGTATCACTTACAATAAAAAGACTGGAGAACTTACAAGCCCAGGAAATATTGTAATGAATAATAAGGGTACTATTATGAAAGGACATGACTTAGTTTTCAATAATATAACAGGAGTAGGAAAACTTCAAGGACCTATACCTTTTGAAAATAAAGAAGATAAAATGTCAGGAACTGCTAAAGAAATAATAATTAAAAGAGGCGAATATGTTGATTTAATGGGACCTGTTAGAGTTAAACAAGATACTACAAATATGGTAGTTGATAAGGCTAGATATTCATATAAAGATGAGCTAGTTCATGTAAATACACCAGTTAAATTTGATGATCCAGTTAGATCTATGGTTGGTTCTGTAAGCTCAGCAACATATAGTCCAAAAGATGGAATATTAAGAGGTTCTGATTTCAATATGAGAGAACCTAATAGAACAGCTAAGGCTCAAAATGTAGTCATTTACAATAAAGAAAATAGAAGATTAGAATTAATAGGAAATGCTTACTTAAGTTCAGGAGCAGATAGCATAACTGGGCCAAAAATAGTATATTATCTAGATACTAAAGATGCAGAAACTCCAACTAATAGTGTAATCAAATATGATCAATACACTATTAAATCTAGCTATGGAAAAGTAAATAAAGAAAGTGGAGAAATTTTTGTAAAAAATGCTGATGTAAAATCTGTTGATGGAAATGAATTCTATTCTAATCAAGCTAAGGGTAATATAAATGATGTTGTTCACTTTACAGGAAATGTAAAAGGTAAATCTAAGCAAAAAGAAGGAGATGTATATTTCTCTGGAGATAAGGCAGACCTATACATGGCTAAGATAGATGATAAATATCAAGCTAAGAAAGTTATAGTAAATACTAAATCTACTTTCACTCAATTAAATAGAAAAATAGTTTCTAACTACATGGAACTAGATTTAATTAAGAAAGAAGTATATGCAAAAGATAAACCTGTATTGACTATAGATGATGGACCAAAAGGAAATACTCTTGTGAAGGCTGATGACGTTACAGGATATATCGATCAAGATTTAATTAAACTAAATAAAAATGTCTATGTAAAGAATGTAAATGAAAAGAAAGAAGAAACAGTTTTAACAGCTGATAGAGGAACTGTGACAAAGAAAATGGCTGATGTATATGATAAAGTTAAAGTCGTTACAAAAGATTCTGTTACAACAGCTAATGAAGGTCATTATGATATGGAAAATAGAAAAATAAGAGCTAAAGGAAATGTTCATGTTGAATATCAAACAGATAAATCAGCAGGAAATGTATTTGATAATATGACATCTAACACAAAAACTACAAAAAAATAG
- the dusB gene encoding tRNA dihydrouridine synthase DusB gives MKKIYIAPIAGVTDYTFRGILEDFKPDLIFTEMVSVNALSVLNDKTISKILKLRDGNAVQIFGEDIEKIKSSAKYIQNLGVKHINLNCGCPMKKIVNCGYGAALVKEPEKIKRILSEIKSVLNDDVKLSVKIRIGYKEPENYVQIGKIAEEVGCDHITVHGRTREQLYSGKADWSYIKEVKDNISIPVIGNGDIFTAEDALEKISYSNVDGVMLARGIFGNPWLIRDIREILEYGEVKNPVTKDEKINMAIEHLKRIRVDNDDQFIFDVRKHISWYLKGLENCAEAKRKINTLSDYDEIIKLLEDLH, from the coding sequence ATGAAAAAAATTTATATAGCTCCTATAGCAGGAGTGACAGACTATACATTTAGAGGTATACTTGAAGATTTTAAGCCTGATTTAATTTTTACAGAAATGGTGAGTGTAAATGCACTTTCAGTTTTAAATGATAAAACTATTTCAAAAATATTAAAACTTAGAGATGGAAATGCAGTACAAATTTTTGGTGAAGATATTGAAAAAATAAAATCAAGTGCTAAGTATATACAAAATTTAGGAGTGAAACATATCAACTTAAACTGTGGTTGTCCTATGAAAAAAATAGTAAATTGTGGATACGGAGCAGCACTGGTTAAGGAACCTGAAAAGATAAAAAGAATATTATCGGAAATAAAATCAGTTTTAAATGATGATGTCAAACTTTCTGTAAAAATTAGAATAGGCTATAAAGAGCCTGAAAATTATGTTCAAATAGGTAAAATAGCAGAAGAAGTAGGTTGTGACCATATAACTGTACATGGAAGAACAAGAGAACAACTTTATTCAGGAAAGGCAGATTGGTCTTACATAAAGGAAGTTAAAGATAATATTTCTATACCAGTTATAGGAAATGGAGATATATTTACAGCTGAAGATGCTCTAGAAAAGATATCTTATTCAAATGTTGATGGAGTGATGCTTGCTAGAGGAATTTTTGGAAATCCTTGGCTTATAAGAGATATAAGAGAAATTTTAGAATATGGAGAAGTAAAAAATCCTGTCACTAAAGATGAAAAAATAAATATGGCAATAGAGCATTTGAAAAGAATAAGAGTTGATAATGATGATCAATTTATTTTTGATGTTAGAAAACATATTTCTTGGTACTTAAAAGGTCTTGAAAATTGTGCAGAAGCTAAAAGAAAAATAAATACTCTAAGTGACTACGACGAAATTATAAAATTACTTGAAGATTTGCATTAA
- a CDS encoding helicase, whose protein sequence is MNNKELNRIIRIYRKVDNNEPMEEMHKRIMEGLSKIEAPLGLKDSEIPKTPDFGTELICHYFTKNIKTKGVKIKGSYDWRIISPLVWWDTLKYEFKITYKLIDYQKIIYINLPKVIEIYDPYVVDVHVSPIYSIAYEEGRTPETITYYDSENPNFLKLKETGVQIGMLFDALFTLSPVMYFNEECYKKLIKVSKEELLKRLEGKAKKVLLLEKGIYIIFNDKADISYEEFVEMNETFKPLLGLI, encoded by the coding sequence TTGAATAATAAAGAATTAAATAGAATAATTAGAATATATAGAAAAGTAGATAATAATGAACCTATGGAAGAAATGCATAAAAGAATTATGGAAGGATTATCAAAAATAGAGGCACCATTAGGTTTAAAAGATAGTGAAATTCCAAAAACACCAGATTTTGGTACAGAATTAATTTGCCATTACTTTACTAAAAATATCAAAACAAAAGGTGTTAAAATAAAAGGTTCTTATGATTGGAGAATCATAAGTCCATTAGTATGGTGGGATACTTTAAAATATGAATTTAAAATAACATATAAATTAATAGATTATCAAAAAATAATTTACATAAATCTTCCTAAAGTAATAGAAATATATGATCCTTATGTTGTTGATGTACATGTTTCACCTATCTATTCTATTGCTTATGAAGAAGGAAGAACACCAGAAACAATAACATATTATGATAGTGAAAATCCTAATTTTTTAAAATTAAAAGAAACAGGAGTACAAATAGGAATGTTATTTGATGCTTTATTTACATTATCTCCTGTAATGTATTTTAATGAAGAATGTTATAAGAAATTAATAAAAGTTTCAAAAGAAGAATTATTGAAAAGATTAGAAGGAAAAGCAAAAAAGGTATTATTATTAGAAAAAGGAATATATATTATTTTTAATGATAAAGCAGATATTTCTTATGAAGAGTTTGTAGAAATGAATGAAACTTTTAAACCATTGTTAGGGTTAATTTAG